A genome region from Musa acuminata AAA Group cultivar baxijiao chromosome BXJ3-5, Cavendish_Baxijiao_AAA, whole genome shotgun sequence includes the following:
- the LOC135638227 gene encoding vacuolar protein sorting-associated protein 2 homolog 2-like yields MNIFKKKTSPKDALRTSKREMAVATRGVEREIASLQLEEKKLVAEIKKTAQTGNEAATRILARQLVRLRQQITNLQGTRAQIRGIATHTQAMYANTSISTGMKGASKAMAAMNKQMEPAKQLKVMKEFQKQSSQMDMTIEMMSEAIDETLDKDEAEEETEELTNQVLDEIGVDVASQLSSAPKGRIAVNNKKVDTASRNVAPESSQVDDLEKRLASLRRI; encoded by the exons ATGaacatcttcaagaagaagacctCCCCTAAAG ATGCTCTCAGGACGAGCAAAAGAGAAATGGCTGTCGCCACAAGAG GTGTGGAACGTGAGATTGCTTCCCTGCAGTTAGAG GAGAAAAAACTGGTTGCAGAGATCAAGAAGACTGCACAAACTGGGAATGAG GCTGCCACCCGGATCTTAGCTCGTCAGCTTGTTCGTCTGAGGCAGCAAATTACAAACTTGCAGGGAACTCGTGCACAAATAAGAGGCATAGCAACCCACACCCAG GCAATGTATGCAAACACTTCAATATCCACAGGAATGAAAGGTGCAAGCAAGGCAATGGCTGCTATGAACAAG CAAATGGAACCagcgaagcagttgaaagtgatgaAAGAATTCCAGAAGCAATCATCACAAATGGATATGACG ATTGAGATGATGTCAGAGGCCATCGATGAAACATTGGATAAAGATGAGGCAGAGGAGGAAACAGAAGAACTCACGAACCAG GTGCTTGATGAAATTGGTGTTGATGTTGCCTCACAG CTATCTTCAGCTCCCAAAGGGCGGATTGCTGTCAACAATAAGAAAGTTGATACTGCCTCAAG GAATGTAGCTCCAGAGAGTTCTCAAGTCGATGATCTCGAGAAGAGGTTGGCATCTCTGCGACGCATCTAA
- the LOC135586001 gene encoding septin and tuftelin-interacting protein 1 homolog 1-like: MGDEYEGLERFGMENDYEGGEWIGGEFYYRRKKERPVQTRDDVIYGAFAAGSSDSDSDGGGGRRSRKRRKGDLVSKPDLSKPVRFVSTGTVMPNQEIDRDLKEEGNRAAEAPDLSQGLGYGLGFRADKKEPEGDEDEDEDSFLPTAFGRKIKEGAQRREMEKEWEREKSKTAKKPLGKRDVSGADEIGKFQSYTKGIGFKLMKMMGYKEGSGLGKNEQGIVAPIEAKLRPKNMGMGFNDYKEAKLPALDEPLQEKAASSVLPGRSKEKRWLKQKQGKKKVEILTADELLAKKQEQGIEVVQKVLDMRGPQVKVLMSLENLNAEDEMKENEVPMPELQYNVRLIVDSTEVDIQKLDRDLRREREKVVSLQMEKEKILKEEMRQRQQLQVMEMIAGVLERVKDDNLSGVLTLDSLLATFRDIKERFREDYKLCNISCVACAFAYPLLLRVFQGWEPLQNPLHGMSLISSWRDLLQGDQPHDFSESLSTASPYAQLVSEVILPAVRISGTNTWQARDPEPMLRFLEAWERLLPPVVLQSVLENVVMPKLTAAVETWDPRRETVPIHVWVHPWLPLLGQRLETLYQTIHYKLGSVLHVWHASDASAYAVLSPWKDVFDAASWEDLMVRYIVPKLRIALQEFQVNPANQNLDQFNWVMMWASVIPIHHMVHMLEVDFFSKWQQVLYHWLCSNPNYNEVMQWYMGWKGLFPAELLANERIRMLLSAGLDMMNQAVEGMEVVQPGARENVSYLRATEKRQFEAQQQTAAYSSVHVNGMASVHEMSFKESIEAYAMEQGLLFLPKVGRSYNGLPVYGFGNVSICIDSVKQLLYAQVQEGTERWSAVSLTQLLEMHQNAARR; this comes from the coding sequence ATGGGCGACGAGTACGAGGGGCTGGAACGGTTCGGAATGGAGAATGACTACGAGGGCGGTGAGTGGATCGGCGGCGAGTTCTACTATCGCCGGAAGAAGGAGCGCCCCGTCCAGACCCGAGACGACGTCATCTACGGTGCCTTCGCCGCCGGATCCAGCGACTCCGACTCCGACGGTGGCGGAGGCCGCCGTTCCCGGAAGCGCCGCAAGGGGGACCTCGTCTCCAAGCCCGACCTCTCCAAGCCCGTACGCTTCGTCTCTACCGGTACCGTCATGCCCAACCAGGAAATCGATCGGGATCTCAAGGAGGAGGGTAACCGTGCCGCCGAGGCTCCTGATCTTAGCCAGGGGCTGGGATATGGCTTAGGGTTCCGGGCCGACAAAAAGGAGCCCGAGGGCGATGAGGATGAGGACGAGGATAGCTTCCTCCCGACGGCCTTTGGGAGGAAAATCAAGGAAGGGGCGCAGCGACGGGAGATGGAGAAGGAGTGGGAGAGAGAGAAATCGAAGACGGCCAAGAAACCCCTCGGGAAAAGGGACGTTTCAGGTGCGGACGAGATAGGGAAGTTCCAGTCCTACACGAAGGGCATAGGATTTAAGCTCATGAAGATGATGGGGTACAAGGAAGGATCTGGATTGGGGAAGAATGAGCAAGGTATTGTTGCCCCAATTGAGGCGAAGCTCCGTCCAAAGAACATGGGAATGGGGTTTAATGACTACAAAGAAGCCAAATTGCCAGCCCTGGATGAGCCACTGCAGGAGAAGGCGGCCTCCTCAGTACTGCCCGGACGTTCAAAGGAAAAGAGGTGGTTGAAGCAGAAACAAGGGAAGAAGAAAGTTGAAATTTTGACAGCAGATGAGCTGCTTGCCAAGAAGCAGGAACAAGGTATCGAGGTTGTCCAGAAGGTTCTTGATATGAGGGGACCACAAGTTAAGGTTTTGATGAGTCTGGAGAATTTGAATGCCGAGGACGAGATGAAAGAGAATGAGGTGCCCATGCCTGAGCTCCAGTATAATGTGAGGCTAATTGTGGACTCTACCGAGGTTGACATACAAAAGCTTGATCGGGATTtgaggagggagagggagaaggtggTTAGCTTGCAGATGgagaaagagaagattttgaaggaAGAGATGAGACAGAGGCAGCAGCTACAAGTGATGGAGATGATTGCTGGAGTATTAGAAAGGGTGAAAGACGATAACTTGTCAGGGGTGCTGACACTTGATTCACTGTTGGCTACATTCAGAGACATTAAAGAGAGGTTCAGGGAGGACTACAAGCTCTGCAACATCTCTTGTGTTGCCTGTGCATTTGCATACCCCTTACTGCTCCGTGTCTTTCAAGGATGGGAGCCATTGCAGAATCCCTTGCATGGCATGAGTCTTATATCATCTTGGAGGGACTTGTTGCAAGGGGATCAACCTCATGATTTCTCCGAAAGTCTTTCGACTGCTTCTCCTTATGCTCAGCTGGTCAGCGAGGTTATTCTCCCTGCAGTGAGGATATCGGGGACTAACACATGGCAGGCTAGGGATCCAGAGCCAATGCTTCGATTTTTGGAAGCATGGGAAAGGTTACTGCCTCCGGTGGTTCTGCAGTCAGTTTTGGAGAATGTGGTTATGCCAAAGCTAACGGCTGCTGTTGAGACATGGGATCCACGTCGAGAGACTGTTCCGATTCATGTTTGGGTTCACCCATGGCTCCCCTTGCTAGGACAGAGATTGGAGACCTTATACCAAACAATTCACTACAAGCTAGGTAGTGTTCTTCATGTTTGGCATGCAAGTGATGCATCAGCTTATGCTGTACTTTCTCCATGGAAGGATGTTTTTGATGCAGCTAGTTGGGAGGATCTGATGGTGCGGTATATTGTTCCAAAGTTAAGGATTGCTCTGCAGGAATTTCAAGTGAACCCAGCTAATCAGAATTTAGATCAGTTTAATTGGGTGATGATGTGGGCATCTGTGATCCCAATTCACCATATGGTTCACATGTTGGAGGTTGATTTCTTCAGCAAGTggcagcaagtgttatatcattggCTGTGCTCAAATCCTAACTACAATGAAGTGATGCAGTGGTATATGGGTTGGAAGGGCCTCTTCCCAGCAGAACTACTAGCCAATGAGCGGATTCGAATGCTCCTAAGTGCAGGTTTGGATATGATGAACCAGGCTGTAGAAGGCATGGAAGTGGTGCAACCTGGTGCTAGAGAGAATGTCAGCTATCTAAGAGCTACAGAAAAGCGACAGTTTGAAGCACAGCAGCAGACAGCGGCTTATTCATCAGTCCATGTAAATGGTATGGCCAGTGTGCATGAAATGAGCTTTAAGGAATCTATTGAGGCTTATGCAATGGAGCAAGGCCTCCTCTTCTTACCCAAAGTTGGTAGATCTTATAATGGTCTCCCTGTATATGGCTTTGGCAATGTAAGCATTTGTATAGACTCAGTGAAGCAACTGCTTTATGCACAAGTCCAGGAGGGAACTGAGAGATGGAGTGCTGTATCGCTCACACAGTTGCTGGAGATGCATCAGAATGCCGCTCGTCGTTGA